Within the Halorhabdus rudnickae genome, the region ACATGGTCGGAGCGCTGGCCCGGGTGAACAATAACTACGAGCAGCTCTCGCCGAAAGCCACGGCTGTCGCCGAGTCCGTCGGGCTAGAACCGGGTTGCCACAACCCCTACATGAACAACGTGGCCCAGCTGGTCGAGACGGCCCACCTCGTCGAGGAGTCGATCCGGCTACTCGACGAACTGCTTGCCGATGGGCTCGCCCCGCAGTCGGATTACCATACGCCCGATATCGATGTGAAAGCGGGTCGCGGCATCGGCGCCGTCGAGGTGCCGCGTGGCATCCTCTTCCACGATTACACTTACGACGACGCAGGTGACGTCACGGAGGCCAACTGCGTCATCCCCACCAACCAGAACCACGCCAACATCCAGAAAGACATGGAGAAACTCGTACCGGAGATCATCGATCAGCCCGACGACGACATCGAACTGACCCTGGAGATGCTCGTTCGGGCCTACGATCCGTGTATCTCCTGCTCGACGCACTACCTCGACGTCGAGTTCGTCGGTGACGAGACATGAGGGCTGTCGTAGTCCAGACGCGACACGATCGACCATGAGTGCCGATCGCGCTGTCGTCGCGCTGGGGAACCCGTACCGCCGTGACGACGGCGTTGGTCCCGCGCTCCTCGCGCGCCTCCGCGATCGCGATCTCCCGTCGGTGGACTGTCTCGACCTCGGGGACGCGGGGTTCGATCTGGTCCACGTTGTGATGGACTACGAGGGCGTCGTGATCGTCGACGCCGTGGACTTCGGCGGTGACGCGGGTGAGATTGACGTGTTCGATCCCGCAGACGCGACGGAGATGGTCGATCGACGGGGCACACACGCCACGGATCTCTTCGAACTCTTCGAACTCGGTGACGGGCTGGCGGAGACGGAGACGGCGATCCGCGTCGTCGGTATCCAGCCGGCTGAGACGGGGTTCGGGGAAGGGTTGTCCCCCGCGATCGCTGAGCGGGCCCCCGCGGCATTAGACGCACTCGAGAGGGCACTCCAGTGTGTCTGATGGAACAGGGCCGCGCGATCCGGTGGCCGATGAGATGTCCCCGAGATCCAGAAGACGCTCGCCCTGCCGTCGTGGGCACACCGCAATCGGGCCGGGGACATCTGGGACGAAAGAAACCGAGACCCAGGTTTGAATATAGATTGTCCCAACCATGCTCCTATGAAGGTCGTCCCGATTGGTCTCGGGCAGGCCGGGGGGAAGATTACCCAGGCGCTCGCAACCCACGATTACGAACTGGACTTCGGTGCTGTCCAGGACGCAATGGCAGTCAACACGGCCAACGCTGACCTCCAGTCTCTCGACATCGACACGATGATGATCGGACAGGATCGCGTGAAAGGCCACGGCGTTGGCGGCGACAACGAACTCGGCGCCGAGATAATGCAGTCGGAAGCCAACGAAGTTCTCGACGGTCTCGACGGCCGGGTCACGTCCCAGGCTGAGGCGATCATGATCGTCGCCGGCCTCGGCGGGGGGACGGGCAGTGGCGGCGCGCCGGTCCTGGCGAAGGAACTCAAGCGTATCTACGACGTCCCGGTCTACGTCCTCGGTGTGCTCCCAGGTCGCGGCGAAGGAGCCATCTACCAGGCCAACGCCGGTCGGTCGCTGAAGACCGTCGCACGAGAGGCCGACGCGACGCTGCTGATCGACAACGACGCCTGGAAAAGCTCCGGAGAGAGTATCGGCGAAGGCTTCGAGACGATCAACGATCACATCGCCCAGCGTGTGGGGCTGTTGCTCGCCTCGGGAGAGGTCGTCGAAGGGGTCGGCGAGAGCGTCGTCGACTCCAGCGAGATAATCAACACCCTCAAACCGGGCGGAGTCGCGGCGCTTGGCTACGCCAGCGCCGAGGCGAGCACGGACGGCGCCAACAACGTCAACACGATCACGAGCCTGACGCGCAACGCCCTGCTGACGGGAACGAGCTTACCCAACGCCGTCAAAGCCGAGACGGCACTGCTAGTCATCGCCGGGGAACCGGATCGGATCTCCCGGAAGGGCGTCGAGCGAGCCCGTCGGTGGATCGAGGACGAGACCGGCAGCCTGGAGGTCCGTGGCGGGGACTTTCCGCTCGAGACCGATCGACTGGCGGCACTCGTACTACTTGGCGGCGTCGAACGATCCGAGCGAATGCAACAGTTCATGGACCGCGCGGCGGAGGCTGCCAAAGCGTCACAGGAACCACAGGAGGAGACCGACTTCCGCAACGAAGAACTCGAGGACCTCTTCTGACCGACGCTCACGCGTCGGATCTGCTATCGCTCCCGTCTTCGCCGCCCTCACCCGGTTCCTCCCCAGAGGCCTGCTCCTCGTCCTCGAGTTCGACCTCCGCGAGCGCCTCTGCAATCTCGTCGTCGTCGGCCGCGTCTTCGGGTTCTTCCTCGACCGACGCCTCCGCCGCCGGCTCGTCGGCTGGCGGCTCCAGCTGGTCCGAGTACGCGAACTCCGAGACGGACCCGTCCGCCGCGTCATCGGACTCGTCGGCGGGGTCCTCGGCAGGTGTCTCACCGAATTCAGCAGGAGAATCCTCGGCAGACGTCTCACCGAATTCAACAGGGGAATCCTCGGCAGACGTCTCACCGAACTCGTCGGCGGACGCCTGACTACTCTCATCTCCGGCCGTGCGTCCCTCGTCGAACCACTCGCCCTCCTCAGTGGTATCCGAGAGGCCGTTCGTACCGGACTCGACCGTTATCTCGGACGCAAAGCCGTCCTCGAGTGTCCGGCGCATTCGTTCGAGTTCGCCCTCGACGCGCTGGAGTCGGGACTCCAGCTGTTCGCCGGGCGGCCGGAGGATAGACTGCCGATGTTCCAGCAACCACCTGGCGTAGGCCTCGGGTGACTCGAACCCGCGTTCGGCGGCTTCCTCGGCCAGCGAGTCGACCGTCTCGGGGTCCAGATCGATCTCCATCTTGGCCCTGATAGGACGCCTCACTGCAAAAAACTGCCCCCCGTGATCGGGATCGACCGTCTCTCGGCAGCCGCCGCCCTCGTAGTGATTACTGTAGATCAGTTCCACATCGACCGCACGCATTCGCACTGTCGAAGCGGTACAGAGCGTCAGTACTCACTCTCAGACGAGGCTGGCCCCGTCGAACTCCGTCCGGTCGTACTCGACCTCGAGTAGCGAGAGGATGGTCGGCGCGACATCGTACAGATCCACGTCGTTGATCCGGACGTCATCGTCGTCGACGAACAAGCAGGCGTTGTCGAAGCTGTGCATCCCGTTCCGCGGGCCGACGTCGAAGACCGCCTCGCTCCCCTTGAACCCAGCTTTCAGGTCGAAACCGTGATTCGGGATCACGACGAGGTCAGGTGCGATGTCGGCGTGATCGCCACGGAAGGCGTCCTCCTTGGTGACGACGCGATCGGCGACGGGGGTCCCGTCGGGCCCTTCCCAGGCCTCGAGTTTCGCCTTGAGTTCGTTCCGGACCTCGTCGTACTCCTCCTCGGCGACGCCGCCGTTGGCCTCCCGGCCCTCGAGATTTACGTAGAACCGCCCCGGAATCAGCGAGTAAGCCTTCGTCGACTCGTCCAGGTCGGCCAGTTCCTCGGGGTCGTCGGCATCGAACTCGAGCCAGCCCTCCTCTCGGAGCCACTCGTTGCAGTGGACCTCGTGTTCGAGCGTGGTGAACCCGTGGTCGCTCGCAACGATCAGCGTCACGTCGTCGGACAACTGCTCGCGCAGGCGACCGATGTAGTCGTCGACCGTCTCGTAGAACGCTAGGAACTCCTCGTAGTACTCGTCTTCCGTCTCGTAGTCTTCGAACAAGAAGTGGTTGACCCGGTCGGTCGTCATGAAGACGCCGAAAAAGAGGTCCCAATCGTCGGCGTCGATATACTGCTCGAAGGCCTCGTAGCGCTTCTCGATCGTCTCGTAAGCGTCATCGAGAAAGTCCGTCTTGTCGTCGTCGTGGCCGAGTTTGGCGTTGACGTCGATTCGGTAGTCGTTGTCTTTGAGAGTATCCCGGAGTTCGTCGGGGTAAGCCGCTTTCTCGACGCCGGGGGAGAGAAAGCCCGAGACCATCCGCTGGACGTCCCGCTGGGGCGGGAACGTGACCGGGACGTTCAGCACTGTCGCGTCGCGGCCGGCCGACTGGACACGGTCCCACAACCGGGTCGCCTGCACGTCTTGCCCCATGGGGACGTACGTCTCGGCGGACCCGATCTCGCGATCCTGGAAGCCGTAGACGCCGGTCTGACCGGGGTTGACGCCGGTCGTCAGCGACGGCCAGCAGGCGGACGATTCCGGTGGGACGATGCTGTCGATGGCCCCCCCGGCGCCCTCCTGGGCGATCGCAGTAAGGTTCTCGAAGCGCTCCTCGTTGTCGGCGATCAGACTGTAGGGGACGCCGTCGATACCGATAAAGGCGACCCGGGGATCGTCGTCGCCGCGTATCCGATCGAACAGACCCATACCCCGCGGTACACGAGAGTGACACAAGAAGGTTCTTCTAGGGGACGAAGGCAACGGCTCACCGCGACACCGGCAAATATCGCGCGATCAGTCGTCTCGGTCCGTTCGCTCGCCGTCCGAGGTGGGCGCCGGTTCGGCCGGTCTGAAGTTTTCCGGGACGACGGTGAAGTGGGCGATCCCGACCGTGGGGCGTTCTGCTGCCATCACACTCATACCCACGGTCGCACTACCCAAATAATTACCCATAATCATACCGCATGCGTAGAGCGGGAAGCAATAACCGGGGAACATCACGGGCCGGAAAAAACACTGCGACGACCGTACAGCGTTCGCGTTAGGCGAAGTTGTCCTCGTAAAGGTCCTGGGCGTGTTCGATCGCGTCCATCGCAGCCTGCTTGTCCTCGAAGCCCTGCGTCTCGACTTCTTTGCCTTCCTCTAGGTTCTTGTAGGTCGCGAAGAACTCGTCGATTTCGTCCAGCGTCTGCTGGGGGATGTCTTCGAGGTCCTCGATGTGGTCGTACCGTGGATCCTCGGTCGGGACAGCGATGACCTTATCGTCTTGTTCGCCGTCGTCGTCCATCTTCATCAGTGCGACTGGGCGAGCCTCGATGACACAGCCCGGGAACGTCTGGTCTTCGACGAGGACGAGCACGTCGAAGGGGTCCTCGTCGTCGTAATACGACTGGGGAATGAACCCGTAGTCGCTGGGATAATGGACGTTGCTGTGCAGGACACGGTCCAACACGACGCCAGGCACGTCTTTGTCGTACTCGTACTTGTTGCGCTCGCCTTTCAGGCACTCAACGACTGCGTAAATCTCCTCTGGCGGGTTCGGTCCGGTCTCGAGATCGGTCCAAAGATTCGTCATCACATCCCCCTCCGGCAGGCCGAAAAAAATGCCTTTCGAGTCCCGAAATGGGGCCCAGCCACCGAGGTCATAACGACAAAATACCAGAAGAGAAATTTCGCGTACTGTCGGTACAGTTGACAAAGGTTAAATGTCGTGATGACATTCATCCAACCATGTCAGAGGCGCAAAGCGAAATAGAAGCTCCGAGTATCGCACGAGAACTGACCGCGTTCCAGCAGAATATCTTGGTCATCCTGGCCGAAGAGGCCCGCTACGGGCTCGCGGTCAAGCGTGAACTCGAGACCTACTACGATTCGGACGTCAACCACGGGCGGCTCTATCCCAACCTCGACGACCTCGTCGAGATGGATCTGGTGGAGAAAAGCGAACTTGACAAGCGGACCAACGAGTACGGTCTCACCGAGAAGGGCTACGAGGTCCTCCTCGAGCAGATCGAGTGGGAACTTGCGAAGATTATCCAGACTGAAGATCGAGCCGAAGACTTCGAAGACCTTCTCGAAGCGGCCCGATAAGACGTTCTGACAACGGTTTGAGTGGCGTTTTCGCCATCAGACCGTGGTAATGATTTCGCACGACCAGCCGTCGGTACGACTTCATCTCCCCACGACCCAGCATCACTCGATCGGTGGCCGATCGACGCCCGCTACATCGAAGGCCAACCGGAGCGACTCCACCAGGACGGTGCGCTGCTGGTCGCTCGGCCAGACGTTACGTGGGTAATACTCCGTGCGGAACTCCACGACGTGTTCGGGGGTTGCACGGGCGATCCGGGTGGCGTGGTGGTTTCCCATGAAGTCGGCAAACGCACGGACGTTGGCCCCGTGGACGGGACCGTGCTGGTCAGCGACTTGCTCGACGAGGGCGCTGTTGTCCCGTTCGACGGCTTCCCAGTCATCGTCACCGCCTTCCAGCGGGCGCTCGATTGCGCGCGAACGGTCGTCGATCCGCTCGAGGACGACCTCGCCGTCCGCGAGCCACTCGGCGGGGTAGCAGACGAGGACATCCCCGTCCACACCGTCACGGACACGCGCCTCGAAACCGTACCGTGTGAGGGTCTCGTCACGGCGCTTGCGGTAGGCTTCGGCTCGCTCGGCGTCGGCCCGCCGAGCCTGGCGCGTGAGTCGCTCTGCCGTCTCGACCACGTTGACTGGGAGTTCGTCCGTACTCGAGTGTTCACCCGGTTCAGTCATCCTCGAACGCCTCGTTGGCCAACCGATCGGCCCGTTCGTTGACCTCCCGCGGGACGTGCTCGAGCGACCAGGACTCGAAGCCATCGAGCAACTCCCGGACGCGAACCCGCCGTTCGCGCAAGTCGGGGTCGTTCGTGTTCCACTCGCCGCGAACCTGTCGGACGACGAGTTCGGAGTCGCTACGGACCTCGACGGCGTCGAAGCCGTACTCGGCGGCCACTTCCAGGGCGTGGATCAGCGCCGCGTACTCCGCCCGGTTGTTGGTGGCGCGGCCGATCCGCTTGCCCCCTTCGGTGACGATCCCCCCCTCGCCGGTGAGGACCACCCAGCCGATCGCCGCGGGGCCAGGGTTGCCCCGGGATGCGCCGTCGACGTAGACGTGGGCGCGTCCCCCGTCGTCGGACAGCAGTCCCACGAGACGTTCGGGATCGCCACCCTGGACGACGACCTTCCCGTCGTAGGCGACGGCAGTCGCACCCGCGTGACTCGCGCGCCAGCGCTCGTGATCAGTGTTGCCTGGTTCGATCTCGACCCCCCCGTCCCGGAGGCGATCGCGGGCGGCCGATGGGTCGCACTCGATGACCGGCATCGGCCGGGCTTATTCTGTCGACGGGTTAGACGTTTCCGGTCGGGACGCCCGATAAGATCGCCGCATGCATCCTTGCATCCAAGCCGGTGGCCCGGTCGCCCCCTCCGACCAGCAGTATATGACAAGTGGCGACAAAAACACCAAGCATTTAAGTTAGGTGAAGATGCTACTATAAAAGTGCGATGACACGGTCCACCCGCCAGCGGGAGCGCGAGCGTGAATCCGAGACCGAGCAAGACGAACAAGAGGGGGTGCGGGAATGTCCGGAGTGTAACTCTGAGAACCTGGTGAAAGACGGGGATCGGGGCGAGATCATCTGCGAGGACTGCGGGCTGGTCGTCGAGGAGGAGAGCATCGACCCGGGACCGGAGTGGCGGGCGTTCAACCACCAAGAGCGCCAAGAGAAGTCCCGCGTGGGCGCGCCGACGACCCAGACGATGCACGACAAGGGACTGACGACGACCATCGACTGGAAAGACAAAGACGCCTACGGCCGTTCTATCTCCTCGAAGAAGCGCAGCCAGATGCACCGACTGCGAAAGTGGCAGGAACGCATCCGGACCAAGGACGCGGGCGAGCGCAATCTCCAGTTCGCTCTGAGTGAGATCGACCGGATGGCTTCCGCGCTGGGCGTCCCCCGATCTGTCCGGGAGGTCGCATCCGTCATCTACCGCCGGGCGCTGGACGAAGACCTCATCCGCGGGCGCTCGATCGAGGGCGTCGCCACCTCTGCGCTGTACGCGGCCTGTCGGAAGGAAGGTATCCCGCGGAGTCTAGAGGAGATCAGCGAGGTTTCCCGCGTCGAGCGCAAGGAGATCGGCCGAACCTATCGATACATCTCACAGGAACTCGGCCTCGAGATGGAACCAGTCGATCCCAAGAAGTACGTCCCCCGCTTTTGCTCCGAACTCGAACTGAGCGAGGAAGTCCAGTCGAAAGCCAACGAGATCATCGAGACGACCGCCGAGAAGGGCCTGCTCTCGGGGAAGTCCCCGACGGGCTACGCCGCCGCCGCGATCTACGCCGCCTCTCTGTTGTGCAACGAGAAGAAAACTCAGCGTGAAGTCGCCGACGTCGCTCAGGTGACGGAAGTCACGATCCGTAACCGCTACCAGGAGCAGATCGAGGCGATGGGCATCCACAGCTAGGCCCGTCCGGGGTTGCCTGATTGTCCGACCCCTGTTTCGAATGCTGACGCTGCTGCCCGTATTCGGTTGTATCTGTCGTCACCGATCTCGTGGGTCGGCCAACTACCGCCCGGTCACTCCCGCTCGCGATCGCCGTATCGACTGTCTCACCGACACCGGTCCTCGAACCACATCGTTCCGGAGATGCCCTCGTCGGCTCAAGACATGTCTGGCGTGACGCCACTGTCCGATCGCGGACTGCGCTCTCCTGGGTAGGTATCCGATGCCGGACGGAGCGCAAGAAAAATTACTCCAGGGATTTCGCCCGGTTTTGATAGTCGCCACCGCAGTCACAGGCTCCAGGATGGGTCTTGGCTTCGACGATGTCACCACACTGGAGGCACTCGTAGGTAGAACTACTCGTCGGGTCGTTTTCCGCTTCGACGTCTTGGCCATGTGGCATGGTCGAATGCTCATCGTCTATCCTTAAATATTAATCGTAAGAAGAATACAAGGACAACAAAATGTGATTGTATGTCAAAAAGAAACGGAGTGATCAGGACTCTCTCAGGCCGGGATGAAACGATCAGTAGCCGTCATCGTATCAGAGAACATTGAGTTACGATAAGCCGACTCAATCGTCCTCGGCGGGAACACCGTCTAGATCTGTCTCGCTATCGGGAACACTCACAGTTTCGCGGTCGGGACCTTACTCCGCGAGGTCGTCGATCCAGGTGAGGGCAGCCATGGCCTTCGGGAAGCCGATCGTCGGGATCGCGAGGATCGCAACCTGTCGAAGGGTCTCGGGATCGACATCTTCCTCGAGGCCCCGCCGGACGTGTGAGTGAACGGCGCCCTCCGATTGGGTGCCGACCGCCAGGGCGAGTTTTACGAGCCGTTTGGTCTCCCCGTCGATCCCGCCGGCCGCAGAACAGGTTTCCCCGAGGTCGGCGTAGGCGTCCCACACGTCGGGGTAGTCCTGGCCAGTGCCGCGGGCGCATCCGGTAATTCGTCGATGTCGTCGATCTCGTCCGCCATGGGAGCCCCTTCAGACGGTGGTAGATTAACTGTTGGGCCGTGAGGTGACCGAAAACGGACGCTTATTCCCCTTCCAGCCGATCGAGGACTGCCTCGGTCAGCGCTTCGAAGTCAGCCGTGTGGGGAACCACGTCGACGTCGATCCCGTGGTCGGTCGCCGTCTCGCGGGTCGGCTCGCCGATGGTTCCCACGACCGCCGCACGCAACCCCTCGATCGCGGCCTCACGTTGACCGCGCTCGTCGGCGATCGCCAGGAAGTGCTCGACGGTCAGCGAGGAGGTGAACAGCGCCGCGTCGAGATCGCCCTCGGCGGCCAGCCGCACGGACTCGCCCGCGTCGTCCGGCCGGACCAGTCGGTAGAGGACCGTCTCGTGTACGTAGGCACCTGCGTCCCACAGCCCCTCGGGAAGCACGTCGCTGCCGTGATCGCTCCGGGCGATCTCGACCCGCGATCCGTCGACGCTGTCACCCAGCGCGTCGACCAGCCCCGTCGAGGAGAACGTTTCTGGGACGACATCGACGCTGATCCCGTGCTCCCGGAGCGCTGCGGCCGTCGGCTCACCGATCGCACACACCGTCTCCTCGCCGGCCGTCCACTCCTCGGCGACGAGTTCGGCCCCGGTCTTGCTCGTGAACACGACGAACGCCGCGTCGTCTCTGGGCAGTGCCCCGGTCGGCTCGACGGCCAGCATGGAGTCGGCGACCGGCTTGACACCGAGCGAGTCCAGCAGCGCGACTGCGTCCCGGAGCCGGTCGTCGTCGGGCCGGAAGACGGCGACGCGCGGTCGGTGAGTCGAACCGTCGTTTGCGCCCGCTCCAGATCGTTGGGCAGTCACTCGTATCCCCCCAGCCACTCCAGGACGTCCTCGCGGACGCCCGCCACTTCGCCGATGACCGTCACAGCCGGCGGTTCGATCCCGACCAAATCGCGGGCATCGACGATGGTCTCGACGGTCCCGGTGGCGACCTGCTGGCCGTCCCAGGTCGCGCGCTCGACCAGCGCCGCGGGCGTGTCGGGATCCATCCCGGCGTCGATCAGCGCGCGGGTGTACTCGGGCAGCCGGGTGACACCCATCAATACGACGATCGTCCCGCCGGTCGCGGCCAGCGCCTCCCAGTCGACAGCCGACTCCGCCTTGGTCGGGTCCTCGTGACCGGTGACGACCGTGACGCTGGAAGCGAACTCGCGGTGGGTCAGCGGGATGCCCGCGACTGCGGGGCCGCCGGTCGCCGAGGTGACACCGGGCACGACCTCGAAGGGGACGTCGTGGTCGGCGAGATAGGCCATCTCTTCGCCACCGCGGGCGAAGACAGTCGGGTCGCCGCCCTTCAGTCGGACGACCGTCTTGCCCTCCCGGGCGCGTTCGACCAGCCGGCGGTTGATCTCGGACTGGGGCGTCCGGTCGCCGTGGGCGCGCTTGCCCACGTCGACGCGGGCCTCGGCGGGGACGAGTTCGATGATGTCCTCGCCGGGCAACTTATCGTGCATGACGAGGTCGGCCTCTTCGAGCAACCGGCGGGCCTTGACCGTCAACAGTTCGGGGTCGCCGGGGCCGCTGCCGACCAGGTAGACCGTCCCGACGTCGCCAGTCACGTCGAATCCCCCGCCGCGTCCTCACGGGCACGTTCGATCAACTCGGCTGCGCCGCGGTCGGCGAGGTCCGCCGCCATCTCGCGGGCCGCCTCCGGATGATTCTCGACTGGCAGCGTCCGGCGATCGGCCACTTCCTCCTCGCCGTCCGGCGAAAGGATCCGAGCGGTCGTCGTGACGACTCGGCCCTGGAAGAGAGCCCGGACGCCGATCGGGGCGACACAGCCCCCGCCCAGTTCCTCGAGGATGGTCCGCTCGACGGTCGCCTCGACGCGCGTTCGGGGGTCGTCGAGCGTCTCGTGAATCCGCTCGACGACTGCCTCGTCGCTCGCGACGACGGCGAGAGTCCCCTGTCCCGGCGCGGGAACGAACTGTTCGGGCGGGAGCCGCTCGTACTCGACGTGATGGATCAGCCCAAGCCGTTCCATCCCGGCCTCGGCGAGGACGATCGCGTCGTACTCGGTGTCGACATCGCGTTCCAGTGCCCGGCGTTCGACCTCGGCGAGATCGGAGAACCACTCCTCGACGGTCCGTTCGAACTGAGGTTCTTCGTCCGCGTCGCCTTCGTCGTCTGTGTCGTCCCCGTTCTCGGCTTCTTCGGCCTCGACGCGGGCCTCGTGCTCCGCGTGGAGGGTCGGCGCGAGGAGTTTCTCGACGCGGGTGTCCACATTACCCCGGAGCGGCTGGACGTCCAGGTCGGGCCGTTCGGCCAGCAACTGGGCGCGCCGGCGCAGGCTTGACGTGCCAACAGTCGCGCCCTCCGAGAGGTCGGATAGCGAGACTCCATCCGGAGAGACCAGGAGGTCGCCGGCGGGACCGCGTTCGGGAACCGCGGCGACGATCAGGCCCTCGCGGTCCTCGGTGGGCACGTCCTTCAGGGAGTGGACGGCCGCATCAGCTTCACCTGCGAGGACGCGCTCGTCGAGACTGTGGACGAACGCGCCCGTCTTGCCCAGGCGGTGGATGAGTTCGTCGTCGATCCGGTCGCCGGCGGTCTCGACCTCGTGGAGTTCGACCTCGCGCCGGCGACCGGCGAGGGCGTCCCGGACGGTCGCGGCCTGCCGGAGCGCGAGATCCGATCCCCGTGTCGCCAGAGTCAGCGTGCTGGCTCGGCTACTCATTGGATCGGTCTCCACGGTCGAGCGGGATAACCCCACCGCTCGACCCTCAGAGGTGTAGGCGGCAGAACACTCCCCTGCCAGCTACTCAATACGGCTCGTCCTTCAGTCCGAGACCGTAGGCGATGGCATTCGTCCCGACGTGCAACAGCGGCGTCGCGACGATCACGACGGCAATCACCGGGAACGTGAACGTATCGGCGAACCAGCCGGGGGTGGCGAGCGCCGCGGCCACCAGCGCACCGACGACGAAGTCGAGCTGGTCAAGTCCGGGGACCGGCGCGCCGCGGTCCCTGTCCAGGCGGCGTTTGATGAACGAGGCGGCGACGTCGCCGAGCATGGCGCCCAGCGCCAGGGCGACGGCCGCTGAGAGGGGAAATCCCGGGAGGGGCATTCCCAGTGCATCGCTCGCAGCCGGGGCAAGCGCGTCGAGGGCGAGCGCCAGGACGGTCCCCGCACCCGTCCCTGCGGCCGTCCCGCGCCAGGTCTTGCCGTCGCCGAGTACCCGCCGCCCGCCCCAGGATCGACCACCGTCGATGGGCCGGCCGCCGCCAGCCAGCACTGCGGCGTTGTTCGGGACGTAGGCAGGCAACATCGCCCAGAGTGCCGTCGCGATCACAGCGAGCCAAGACATTCTGTCGATGGCTTCGCGTGGCGACGCTTAAGCGATGGCTATTCGATCCGTGAGTGATCGTCGAAGACGGTTGTGCACGGACGATACCGGGAGAATACCCCAGCTATATACGTGATTGGCGAGAACGCCGGTCAATAACAGGACCAATGTCACAGACACGAACGAATTCCAGATTCCAGTTTTCGCGTGGCGAACAGCTTTCGATCGGGAGCGCGGTCGTCGTCGTGATCGCGGCCTTTCTGCCCTGGATTACTGCGTCGATCCTGGGGACGAGCGTGACTGTCAGCGGGATCGACGGCGACGGGGTCTTCACCCTGGCGTTTGCGATCATCGCGGCCGCGCTCGTGGTGGCACGGCCCTGGGATCGGATCAACAAGATTGCCGTGGGCATTCTGGGCGGCCTCACTGCGGCCGTAGCGCTGTACTACATCGTCGATCCGGCGATGGGAGTCAAGGGTGGCGGCGCGGGGGCCGAACTCGCACGACAGGCACTGTCGCCGGGTATTGGTCTCTATCTCACCGCGCTCGGCGGGGTCGGGCTTGTGCTCGGTGCCGCACTGGAGACCGTGTCGTAAGCCCCGAGTATTGAAACGTCCCGGTGTCGAACACCCAATATGAGCGCCACCGGCCTCTGTGCGGTCTGTGGAGAGGGAAACGCCGAGTACACCTGCGATCGGTGTGGCTCACTCGTCTGTGAGCGCCACTATGAGCCCTCACTCGGGTACTGCGTCGAGTGTGCCGGCGAAGTCGGCGGTGGCAGACAGACGAACGGAAACGACCAGCCGGAAAACGGCGACACATACCAGTTCTGATCGTGTCTGAAGACGGTCACACCTACTGGCCCTGATCGACAGAGTCGAAGAGCACGACCGTGAGCCGCCCCAACAGGCGGGCGAGGGCGTTGAACAGGTGCAGCGCGACCAGCAAGACCAGCGCGCCGACGACCGACGCGATGAGTGCTTCCGGCAACGTGTCAATGACCACCATATCGAACCCGCCGGATCCGACGGA harbors:
- a CDS encoding hydrogenase maturation protease, which gives rise to MSADRAVVALGNPYRRDDGVGPALLARLRDRDLPSVDCLDLGDAGFDLVHVVMDYEGVVIVDAVDFGGDAGEIDVFDPADATEMVDRRGTHATDLFELFELGDGLAETETAIRVVGIQPAETGFGEGLSPAIAERAPAALDALERALQCV
- a CDS encoding tubulin/FtsZ family protein, with product MKVVPIGLGQAGGKITQALATHDYELDFGAVQDAMAVNTANADLQSLDIDTMMIGQDRVKGHGVGGDNELGAEIMQSEANEVLDGLDGRVTSQAEAIMIVAGLGGGTGSGGAPVLAKELKRIYDVPVYVLGVLPGRGEGAIYQANAGRSLKTVAREADATLLIDNDAWKSSGESIGEGFETINDHIAQRVGLLLASGEVVEGVGESVVDSSEIINTLKPGGVAALGYASAEASTDGANNVNTITSLTRNALLTGTSLPNAVKAETALLVIAGEPDRISRKGVERARRWIEDETGSLEVRGGDFPLETDRLAALVLLGGVERSERMQQFMDRAAEAAKASQEPQEETDFRNEELEDLF
- a CDS encoding alkaline phosphatase family protein, which codes for MGLFDRIRGDDDPRVAFIGIDGVPYSLIADNEERFENLTAIAQEGAGGAIDSIVPPESSACWPSLTTGVNPGQTGVYGFQDREIGSAETYVPMGQDVQATRLWDRVQSAGRDATVLNVPVTFPPQRDVQRMVSGFLSPGVEKAAYPDELRDTLKDNDYRIDVNAKLGHDDDKTDFLDDAYETIEKRYEAFEQYIDADDWDLFFGVFMTTDRVNHFLFEDYETEDEYYEEFLAFYETVDDYIGRLREQLSDDVTLIVASDHGFTTLEHEVHCNEWLREEGWLEFDADDPEELADLDESTKAYSLIPGRFYVNLEGREANGGVAEEEYDEVRNELKAKLEAWEGPDGTPVADRVVTKEDAFRGDHADIAPDLVVIPNHGFDLKAGFKGSEAVFDVGPRNGMHSFDNACLFVDDDDVRINDVDLYDVAPTILSLLEVEYDRTEFDGASLV
- a CDS encoding inorganic diphosphatase translates to MTNLWTDLETGPNPPEEIYAVVECLKGERNKYEYDKDVPGVVLDRVLHSNVHYPSDYGFIPQSYYDDEDPFDVLVLVEDQTFPGCVIEARPVALMKMDDDGEQDDKVIAVPTEDPRYDHIEDLEDIPQQTLDEIDEFFATYKNLEEGKEVETQGFEDKQAAMDAIEHAQDLYEDNFA
- a CDS encoding PadR family transcriptional regulator; its protein translation is MSEAQSEIEAPSIARELTAFQQNILVILAEEARYGLAVKRELETYYDSDVNHGRLYPNLDDLVEMDLVEKSELDKRTNEYGLTEKGYEVLLEQIEWELAKIIQTEDRAEDFEDLLEAAR
- a CDS encoding DUF7108 family protein — its product is MTEPGEHSSTDELPVNVVETAERLTRQARRADAERAEAYRKRRDETLTRYGFEARVRDGVDGDVLVCYPAEWLADGEVVLERIDDRSRAIERPLEGGDDDWEAVERDNSALVEQVADQHGPVHGANVRAFADFMGNHHATRIARATPEHVVEFRTEYYPRNVWPSDQQRTVLVESLRLAFDVAGVDRPPIE
- the rnhA gene encoding ribonuclease HI, translated to MPVIECDPSAARDRLRDGGVEIEPGNTDHERWRASHAGATAVAYDGKVVVQGGDPERLVGLLSDDGGRAHVYVDGASRGNPGPAAIGWVVLTGEGGIVTEGGKRIGRATNNRAEYAALIHALEVAAEYGFDAVEVRSDSELVVRQVRGEWNTNDPDLRERRVRVRELLDGFESWSLEHVPREVNERADRLANEAFEDD
- a CDS encoding transcription initiation factor IIB translates to MTRSTRQRERERESETEQDEQEGVRECPECNSENLVKDGDRGEIICEDCGLVVEEESIDPGPEWRAFNHQERQEKSRVGAPTTQTMHDKGLTTTIDWKDKDAYGRSISSKKRSQMHRLRKWQERIRTKDAGERNLQFALSEIDRMASALGVPRSVREVASVIYRRALDEDLIRGRSIEGVATSALYAACRKEGIPRSLEEISEVSRVERKEIGRTYRYISQELGLEMEPVDPKKYVPRFCSELELSEEVQSKANEIIETTAEKGLLSGKSPTGYAAAAIYAASLLCNEKKTQREVADVAQVTEVTIRNRYQEQIEAMGIHS
- a CDS encoding rubrerythrin-like domain-containing protein, coding for MPHGQDVEAENDPTSSSTYECLQCGDIVEAKTHPGACDCGGDYQNRAKSLE